TCGATTTAAAGCTTTTATCACTGCTTCTTGCTTATTGGCCTCAGCTAAAAAATCCTCATAGGTGAATACGTAGCCTTTAGGGAGGTTGTTTATTTTATATTTCACGTATTCAGTTACCTTCATGATTTGAATTTTTCCCGAAATTACATAAAATGTCCAGTTTATTAGCTTGAAAACTGGACAAATTGCGCGGGTGTCTGCCAGTGGCTATCTGGTTTAAAGAATTTTAGTTCTTTGGGCTGATCATTTCCCTTTTTAACAAACGAAGCATTGATGTTTGCAGACTATCCTTAACCGGACTTAGTTCTATTCTTGAAATTTTCTTTGGCAGCACATTTCTCATCCAAATCAACTAGATATCGCAATTGAATATCAGTGTTAACATTGTTGTGGCCTTATAAGCATAGTAGGGCAGAACAAGAGATTGAAAATTTTTTTAAGAATGAGCTGTTTCCAAATAGAGAAGTCTTCATTTTAAAAGATTTTAGCAGATCGATTCCTGGATTGGAAAGTGTAAACATTCATCAACATAATTTTAGAGCAAATTCCATAAGGTCTGCTTGCCTTAAGCTGCCTAGCCCCAAATAAAAAAATGACTGAAAAGAAAAAATTAAACGAGGACCAGATTTGGACTTTGGTCATGACTATCCTCCCCATGATGCTATTAGGGAATGTCGGAAGGGAACTTACAGATGATAGTCTTAATCGAGTATTATTTGGAGCTTTATTAGGTGGTATCGGAGCAGGCTTTGGTTTTGCAATCAACTACATGGTCAAGGATAAAGGCAGGATTAGCAAAATCCTGGCAAGCATAGCCATCTTAGTAGTCAGTGGATTGGCCCTATATTTTCTCATCTCAAAACCAAGCGATGAAGAGATTTTGGACCAGGAATGGCTTAGGCAGAAAATAGGGAAGGTAGAATTCGATTCGCCAAGTGAATTAAAACTACAATCAAGCGAGATTCCAGAGTCAGCAAAATGGTTTTACAGTGAATTGAAACTCTATACTGATGAGGGAGAGGATAGAATCGTCGCCTTATTAAAGACTAAAATCAGAGTTGATACCTTTTCCCTAGCAAATGCTTTTTCGTACCAATTGGAAGGAACGCTCAGTCAAATGAAAGTAGACCTAGAGCATGTGGACCTAGAATTTTTTATGGCTGATGAAGAAGAAGTTTCGGCTATGTTTTCATTTAGTCGAAATGGAAAGGCTGTCAATGGTTATGGCTATATGTACAAGTACGAGAACTCTTTAGAGTCGATTTGGCTAATGCCCATTAAGCAAGGTTTTTCTAAAGAATACATTGAAGTATTTGATTCTAGAATTATACCGGATTATGAATGAAAAATGCGGATGCTAAATTCAAGCTGGCTTTATGTAAATTCAAGTCTTCCTCTATTATCGATCCAATGGAGATTCCAAACAAGCTTATAATGAGGTCGGGCTGAGCAGTGCTTGGGAATGGTTGACAATTCAGAGATTAGAGATAAGGTTGTGGTAGTTGTTTAAAGCTAAAAATGATGGAGGGTAATACGCCGGGTAGGGTATGCTACCGTACTAAATGTATAAACCATCTTCTGGACCTAATGATACATTGAAAATAAGATCCAAGAATGAGTTACGATTTATACTTCGTTAAAGGAAAAGACTTGAATTCTGATAATGTTTACGACATTTTGGAAATAAGTGATTTAAAATCCGATAATGAGATTTTCCTGTCTAAGGACTTTATGAAATCTTTGATAGAAGAGCTGAAATCAGAAGGTTTGGTATTTGAAGTTTTTGTAGGAAAGGATGAAGACTACTTTGAATTGAATTTCCCAAGCTATCAAGTTTCAATGTTTAATAGTCAAATAGCTATTTCATTGCCCTACTGGGATGAAAACAGTAATGCTGGAATAAATAAGGATGTTAAGCAAATAACAAATGTGCTTTTGGCAAATGGCTTAAGAGGATTCGATCCTCAATCAGAGGAGTTTATCACTGAAGCCTACGAAATTCATGAAACATTTACAGAGACCAAAGCAGAGGTAGATAGTCTTGTGAATACGGAAATTCAAAGTCATGAAGCAAATACTCTGCTATATGTAGGAATTGGACTTGGCTTAATGCTTATCACCTTCTTAATTTGGAAAATGATTAGGTAAAAGAATCAGTCCAGCTAAATTGCTACGAGCTTACATCAAATGCCAGATGCCAATATGAAAAACGTGACCATCAGGTTTTTAACAGTTTTGACATTCATCCTTTCGACTAGCTTTCTTCTGGCCCAAGAAACAGAAAGGGATGGAATTGAGGGTAGATTGACAATTTGCCTTGAAGATAGCTCCCTAAGAACACAAATGGATAGGAGGCGCTGTGTTTATGAGGCCATTATGGAATACCAAATGCTCATCGACACTTTAACCTCCGAATTAAAAACACTTGTTTCTAGCGAAGGACAGGAAAAGCTGAAGTTATCAGACGAATCCTGGAAGGAATATTACAAGCAAGAATCAGAATTTATCGCCAATCTTACTGAAGAGCGAAGTGGGTCAAGGTATAGTAATATGGTTGCAGATGAGCTTTTAGAATTACTGAGGCAAAGAGCCCTTTTTTTAGAGACAATGCTTGTCATTTATAAGGAACCATCGGAGGAAGACTAAGACTAACTTGCTTTAGATGAGGTGCTGGGATAAGGCCTGGCTTTTTAGCCTGCTTGGATTTAGGATGAGCCATCATCCTTTTACAGGGAAGGGGCAATGAGGAAGGTACTTTGAATAGAAAGTCAGCTAGGCTAAAGCAACAGCATCTCATTTAAACCTTCGTAACTTATTTGAATAGTATGAAAACTGTTTTCTAAATGGCAGTGCTGCTCTTTTAACTGTAAATCCCCGCTTACTTTATTAGATAAATAGTATTTCACCTAACAGATCTATTTAAGGTCAATAACTTCAAAGAGGGGGGAGATGATTTATTGAAATCAATAGCTTAATAGAAATGACAAGAATTAAATTAGGAGACTTATTTGAAGTCAAGACAGTGTAAGTCCTCCTAGAACTCCAACAATTTAAGAATGTGTGAATTTAAACTGTTGACTTAGAGGAAATCTAGATTAAATGAAAGCAGATCGACCATCTTGGATTAATTGGATTGGCAATGTGAGGAATCTATAGCCACTTAAGCTTTGGATACTAAAGTCTTTTCATGCTGATTTTTACCATATTGTAAGTGATCTGATCTTAAAAGGTGGGTGAGGCAACCAAATGCTGAACCAGAGGCCCGTAATGAAATTTTTAACACTAATAATGAAGGCGAGTGCAAAATTATATCAGTTTTAGTTTGATTTCTTTAATGCTTTATTTCAACTGGGCTTGTTCATCAAGTTTAGTCAATGTGCAAAATGATTATTTTGAATATACTTCCACCGATTCTGTGGTGTTTTATTCAGAGTATAATGTTTCTGAAATTGTTTATGGAGCTATTCAAAAGGAGGAGAATGTTGTGAAACAAGGCTGTTCCTTATTGCTTTATTTGGAATTTAAGGAGCAGGTTGACGGCATATCAACTTTTAGATATTTTAAAACTAGAAATATGTGCAAGGGGAGCATTGAGAACTTGGATTTTGATACGGTATTTGAGGATTTAGTTTTTAAGTCTAGTCAGTATGAGGTTCAAAGGCGATTTGAAAGCGATAGGTTAATTATTTCGATACCTGTCCATTTAAGTTTACCTTGATAGAAACTTTTTGTGAGCATTAAGGTATGTCTATAAAGTAGTACCCCTAATGGAACTTGATTTTCTTTTTAGTAGTAGAAAAACTCTGATTAGCGATGTTTTGTCGAGATGTATTTGTGGAAATCCTGCCAAAAATTCAAAAGTTTAAAAGTCAAGGATTTAAGTCGTTTTCTCTGAAGAAATCAAGATATAGTGAAAGCCGGATCTTCCAACCGGGAACAATTGGAATGGCAATGTGAGGAATCTAATGCTAAAAGCCTTAAAGATCGGAAATGATAAAAGCTGAATTTTTTGCCCTAATCATCCTGCTTTCCACTTGCGCTGCAAACTGTAATTCGGAAGAAAGTAGCGAAGCAGCAGAAGAAAATGCTCTTCGGCAAGATGAGAAAACCTATACCCTCATTGAAACTTCTGAGGATGAATTTGAAAGAGCAATCTCCCGCTATGAAGATAAAACGCTCTTTGATACTACTGCTTTTATGAAGGTAGCCGGTGAAGTAAAATTGCCAATTGAAGGGAAGCAGAATGCCTCGCTAAGCTTTAAGGATAAGATTTCCGATACATTAGAAACCGAGAATATAGTGTATCAATATATAGGGCAATTTCCCGATATCGGATTCTACCTCGTGAGGGCTAGCTTTTGGGAGCATGACGAATGCTACCTTATCAACAAAGAGACGGGCCATCTTACAAGCCTTTGGACCAAACCCAGCCTTTCTCCTCAAGCTAAATACCTTGCAGACTTATCCTTGGCCTATGGTTTGGAAGGCTTGCCTAATGGGATTCAGCTTTGGTCCCTAGCAAGAAGTTCTGCTAATCCACAGGATACCGTCTCTATAAGGAAGTTCCTCGAAATTGATCAAAAATCTTGGGTTCCAGAAAGTTTTGTTTGGCAAAGTGATAGTACGCTGATTTTGAAAGTGCTGTCTGTAAATGATTATCTAGTGGGGGCAGGAAAGTACCAACCGGAGGATTATTACTTTCTAAAATTACAAATAGGGCAATGAGAAGTAGTGTATGGAGGAGTTTAGTTGACTTTCAGTTATTTAATAATGCTTGGGCCTAATCTCGCTCCATTTTTCTGAGTTTTGTAAACCTTATATTAATGATTTAAAATAGTCTCATTTATTACTTGAAGATTTTAGGGTGACCAAATTTTTATTTATTTCGGTTCAAATGGGTCTTTTGCTATTAAAGTCTTATTTTATTTAAAGAAAGAGTTGATGTCAAGGTGATACGATCGAAGTGAATTTTTGTGTGCGTTGTCGGAAATATTTGAATAGTAAGGAGGTGAAAGTTTATGGTTAAGTTTATATTTGTGGTAAATAATTTATTAAACTTAAATTTTACCAAATTGAAAAAAATTGCTTCGCTTTTATTGTTAGTTTTTTCATTTACGGCATTTGCTCAGTATAACCCTCATGATTTAGAATTATCAGGGACCGGATTAGTTTACAATGGGTCCTATGAGATAGGTGGACAAAAGATTTTAAGCTATGAAAAGTGCAGGAGTCAAGACCTGTAAGTCCCCCATTATTCCAACAGGTCTAAATTATCGATTTTAGGCAATAAGCCTTTGTTTAAATTCTCTTGGAGACATGTCTCCAAGAGAAGAATGCGGATGGTTTTGATTGTAGTCTTCCATCCAATGATTGATTAACTCTTGCATCTGCGTCTTCGTTTCAAAGAGATAAGCGTTGAGCACGTCTTCTCTCAGGGTGCGGTTAAAGCGTTCACAAAAGCCATTCTGCATAGGTTTTCCTTTCTGTATTCTTAAGTGTTTTATCTGATGTCGTTTGCAAAACTTTTGAAAGGCTTCTGCCATAAACTCTGTTCCGTTATCAGTTCTTATGGTAAATGGCTTACCGTGCCACTCTATTAGCTGCTCAAATTGCTCTACTACATGTTCGGAAGGGAAACTGCTGGATACCTTGCAAGCCAAAGCTTCGCGGTTGTAGTCGTCAATAATGTTGAGCACACGCATTTTCACACCATTCTCTAAGCGGTCCTGCATGAAGTCGGCACTCCAACATAGGTTAGGAGCTAAAGGCTGCAGCAACACCTCTTTGTCAGGGTTAGGAATACGTCGCTTCCATTTCCTCTTGCGCTTGTTCATCCCCAGTTTGATGTACACCCTGCGGATACGTTTCTTGTTCCAGGCATAACCCTCTTTACGAATACGCTTGGTATAAAATGGGCAGCCACGCGCAGGATAATGCTCCGCGTACCAGCGTAGCTTTTCCTCTACCTCCTTATCGTCTCGCTTGGATATATAGTAATATCCAGAGCGCTCAAGGCTAATGATTTTACAGGCCCTGGCAGTACTGACAGCGTAATCCGCTTTAATCTGCTTTGCTAAAAACCTCTTCTGACAGAGCCCTAGAGCTTTTTTTCCACCACATCCTTAAGGATCCTGTGGTCTAAGCTCAAATCCGCATACATCTGCTTTAGCTTCGTGTTTTCTCGCTCTAACTCCTTGTACTTGCGTAGCATTGCTGAATCCATGCCCCCGTACTTCTTGCGCCAGATATAAAAAGTATTGGCGCTTATACCTAACTCCTTGCAGATATCCTGTACTTTCTTACCAGCCTCATGCTCCTTTAAAGCCTGGCTGATCTGGCTTTCACTAAATCTTGATTTTTTCATAGTCAACAGTTTAAATTTACACACTTTTAAACTGTTGGATTTTTTGGGGGACTTACAGACCATAATGCAGTAACTGTTAAACCTAAATTGGATCCATCTGTATCTATTTCTATTGTAAGTGGTTGGGTTGAGCTCCGATACTATTTATATAGGTCTAGTAACAATCAGTTAGTTAGGACGAAAATTCAGAATCTTTACGATCTTGGAGTATATCCGAGTGTAGTGGATGCTGCCTTAATACGGCAGTATTGTACAATTCAGCTTACACCAACAGTTGGTGATGGTTTTTATCTAAGAGTTGAGGTTGTTGAAGGTAATTGTGTTGGGTCTTGGTGTTGGTTAACCCAGGCTCCTAATGCTTGGCAGCTTAATCGAGGTACTTTCACAACCAATGTGTCTTCCGTTGCTATAAATGAGGCTATTCCAAGGTTTACTTTATCTTCACAGTATGGTACTGATGCAGGAGGTACACCATTAACGTGTGAGTCAAACATTACCATTAATGGGTCTTCAACCAGTTGTGAAACCAAATATTTAATTGAAGTTATTGAAACTGATGCTTCTTGGAATTTTGCGATAAGTGGAACAAATTATGCCGGAGCTTGGTTCAATGGTCAAGTTCCAACTATTTGGCATTTGCAACATATTGCCCAGAACTATGGGAATCCACAGAATGGTGATGTTGTGAATGGTCCACCTCCAACACAATACCAAGGATGGACTATGACTGATCGTACTTTGTCAAATGGTAACAACAATAGGTATTTGGTTAAACTTTCAGTTATGGATGACATTTGGACCTCAAAACAGATGTTAATTGAGGTCAATGCGAATTGTAAAAACGGGGGATCTAATTATAATATGGAAGAGTTTGCTGCTACTTTGGATCCAATGTCACCTGCTGAGGTTGAAGAGGTTCAAGCGGAACTTAGAAATGGCGGTGTTGAATTTAAATCGTTAAAGCAGATAGCTATGGATTCAAGGCTTGACAAAGTCGAAGAATTATCTTTTAAGGTATTCCCAAATCCAGCTAGTTCAACGATTAATCTGCAATTTAGTGAGGATGTTTCACTTGAAACCGTTAATTTGGTGAATGCATCTGGCCAACGTTTTGAAGTTAAGGCTGAAAAGGTTCAGAACGATATTTATGCTATCGATGTTAAGGCTTTAAAGAAAGGTTTTTATGTTATTTATGTTCAGGTGGATAATGCTATAAAGACTGAAAAAATACAAATAATTGAAGATTAATAAGTTTTAAATTAAATCACATAGGTAAAGGACTGGATAGCTGGTCCTTTACCTATTTATTAATAAGAGGTTATAACCCTGGATCTTGGATTATAAAGGTTTTTTATTTATTTTTTTCCTGATACCACTATGGATGGAGGCACAAAATATTGTGCCCAATTCGAGTTTTGAACAAGTGCTTCAAATCCCTGATGACACCTCTGCTTTAGCTAATGTGGTTGTGGATTGGTTTCATGGAAATCAAATAAAACCCTTGGCTACGCATGCTTTGGCTGCAGAAGTTAATCCAAACTTTGCCCTGCCTAATCCTCTGCGCTACCAAAGTCCTCGCAGCGGTAAGAGTATGTTACTCTACAAAACTTTGGGTTATCAAAATATGACTCAATCTTTAACGGATCATCGCAGTTATGCAGCAACCAAATTGATTCGACCTATTCCCAACAGGGCAAAGGTTTATGCTGAGTTTTATATTAATTGGCATGGCTACGATTGCTGTCGCTCCGAACCAAAGGCATTCCCTGGTGGGCAGCATGGCATGTTGTTTACACCTGATCGCCCTTTCGAGAATAGCGCAGGTATATTTGCTGGGAATCCACAAATTAATACCGATACTTTGCTTACTGATACTGTAAATTGGCTAAAGGTATCAGGTACTTTTATCAGTCAGGAGCGATTAGAGTATATCATAATTGGTAATTTTTTTCCTTCTGATCAATGCAAGTTTATACCCCCTTTAACTACCGGGCAATACTCTGGTGGGGAAGCTTTTTATTTCTTAGAGGATGTCAAGGTTCGGATACTGGATCCACATGTGCCTGATACACTGCGTGTTTGTTATGGTGATTCGGCCGAATTAATTGCACGAGGAGAAGAGAATCATGCTTGGGCACTTTCCATAAATCCCTCTCAAATTCTGTCAAGAGATAGTGTTTTTAAGTTCATGCCATTATCAAACACATTGCTAAACTTTTACGGGAGTTTCGACACCTTACAGACCTATGTAATTGTGGATCATTTTAAACTGGATTTGGGAGAAGACACGGCGGTTTGTGCATACGAGCCTTTTTATTTGATAAATCCTTCTCAAGATGCAGATAGTAGCTGGTGGCATGGCTTCGGATCAGCAGATAGCCTCCAAATACAGGAAAGTGGCTGGTATAGCTTAAGTGCTCGAAAAGGGGGCTGCTTAAAAACAGATAGTGTGCATGTGGAACTCTTGTACCCTGAAGATTATAAATTGGAAGATGTTGAGTCGACTTGCTTAGGGCGCTCCCTTCAGCTTAAGGCTAAAACCTTAGACCATGTTGATTTTCATTGGAATGATGGAAGCACAGATAGTGTTTTAACAGTTACTGAAGATGGCTGGTATTCTATAAGCATAGCACATCCCTGTGGCTCCATTGTAGATTCGCTAAAAGTAGAATTTGAGCGCTGTGTTTGTACATTTTTCTTGCCCGATGCATTTAGCCCCAATGGAGATGGACTTAATGATGTTTTTAAACCGGTATTCAAATGCAATTTTGATGAGTATAAGCTCTGGATTTATAATCGTTGGGGTCAAGAAGTGTTTAAAACCATTGATCCGGAACAGGGCTGGGATGGAACTGATGCTCCGCAAGGGGTTTACATGTTTAAGATTTATTATAAAGGCCTTAATGAGGAGGGAATGTATGTTGAAGATCTGATCGAGGAATCACTAAGTTTAATTAGATAAAATTGTTTACTGTTTAATTTTCGAATTCGTTTCTATGAAAAAACACCTTTTTGCTCTGCTATTAATACTCACTGTTCAAGTGGGTTTCGCCCAGGAAAGCCCTAAGCACCGATTAACTTTATCGGCCCTTCAGCACAGTTCATGGACGGGTATTACTTATTCTCGCTTGTTTCATCCCTTCGAGAATAAGAATTGGGAATGGTCATTAGGCGCTGGTTTTGTAAGTGGGCTAGGGGAATCCTCACTCATGCTAGGCTACAACTCCTTACCTCTGTTTAGCTCTTTAACTTATGGTACTCGTCATCAGGTAGGACTAAACCTTGGCTATGCTTATCGCTTTAATTTAAAGAGAACACCTATTTCCGTAATAAATAGTTCTCCTCTTGAGTATACCATTTTCACGGATTACCATGCGCTTAACTACTCCTTGTTTTATCGCTATAATTTTGGAGAACAGGACACCTACTTTCTTGGAATTGGCGGCGAATTCAGTCATTATCTCGGTGAGATAAACGGCTTTGATGTAAATCTGAATCCTGCCTTTAGACCCTTCTTAAATTTTGGGATCAATTTTTAGCTTTTCCAAGCTATTGCTAGATGCTTATAAGCTGAATTGTTTGCAAGTGAAGCTTAGGCTTGAAAAGTCAGATCATGGTCTTAAAAGCAAGAGAGTGGATATCTTACCAGAGGAGGCTGTATTGAATTGAGTCGCTTACTCAACCCTCCTCAAAAAAGTCATTGTCAATTTCTTTAACCTCGTAGGTCTCCTTGATTTGCACGCCCACATTGTACTCATACATTAAGCTTACCAATCGGGCTCCATCGATCAGAATAATAGAATGATGCGCATCCTTAGCCTTTTGAATGGCCTTGGCGTCAAAGCTTGAAGTGGTGATGAAAATACCTTTGCGGGTATCGCCACTCATGGCGCCAATAAAATTGCGAATGTCCGTTTCCCGAATATTCGAATTGTTGTAGCGCTTTGCTTGGGTGTAGATCTTTTCTAAACCCAGCTTATCTTCATTAATGATGCCATCGATCCCACCATCACCGGATTTTGGGGTTTCCATAAAGTCACCATAACCCATGCGCTGCAGCAGTTGGAGTACAAGCTTTTCAAAATAATAGGGATCCAGTTCCTTTAAACGCTCCAAGAGCTCAGCTTGGGTTTCTGACTTAATCTTGGAAATACCGAAATCGATTAGGTCTTGGGGTGAAGCAGAATCGAGATTGGCTTCATCTAGCTTATCTTTTGCCCCTTTGGCTGCTACCAAATTCTGATGAGCCCGAAAATCAGGGTCATCCTTGAGCTCGGCCAGGCTGAGTTTTCCGGACTTTAAGGCTAATTCCCCTTTAGGAGTGATTTCTACCCTACCCCGACTGGGATACTGCACGAATTTACCCATCTTCAAATAGGATTTTCCCCAGAGGATACGATCCAATAGAACATTAGCCCCCGAACTGGTTTTCTCTTGCAGTAATTCGGGAGACAAATGAGGGTAAAATTGATCCCGAACCATGCTGGCCAGCGTACGGCTTTTCAAGGCCCCTTCTTGTTGCAGAGTCTTTAGAATGGGAATAAAGGTCTCATGGAATTTGGGTAGTGCAGTCATGTAATCAGAAGATCTTAAAAGGAAGGTGAATGTGGAGCTTTTTCCAAAACATCCAGCAGCGATTTTAGCGACTAAATTTAAAGATTCTTGGCAGAAGTGTAATAGTCCAAAATAGGAGTATCATGTAACAGGAATTGAGTACTAATAATGCTCGTATGGAAA
The Croceimicrobium hydrocarbonivorans genome window above contains:
- a CDS encoding transposase, which translates into the protein MKKSRFSESQISQALKEHEAGKKVQDICKELGISANTFYIWRKKYGGMDSAMLRKYKELERENTKLKQMYADLSLDHRILKDVVEKKL
- a CDS encoding IS3 family transposase codes for the protein MKADYAVSTARACKIISLERSGYYYISKRDDKEVEEKLRWYAEHYPARGCPFYTKRIRKEGYAWNKKRIRRVYIKLGMNKRKRKWKRRIPNPDKEVLLQPLAPNLCWSADFMQDRLENGVKMRVLNIIDDYNREALACKVSSSFPSEHVVEQFEQLIEWHGKPFTIRTDNGTEFMAEAFQKFCKRHQIKHLRIQKGKPMQNGFCERFNRTLREDVLNAYLFETKTQMQELINHWMEDYNQNHPHSSLGDMSPREFKQRLIA
- a CDS encoding restriction endonuclease codes for the protein MTALPKFHETFIPILKTLQQEGALKSRTLASMVRDQFYPHLSPELLQEKTSSGANVLLDRILWGKSYLKMGKFVQYPSRGRVEITPKGELALKSGKLSLAELKDDPDFRAHQNLVAAKGAKDKLDEANLDSASPQDLIDFGISKIKSETQAELLERLKELDPYYFEKLVLQLLQRMGYGDFMETPKSGDGGIDGIINEDKLGLEKIYTQAKRYNNSNIRETDIRNFIGAMSGDTRKGIFITTSSFDAKAIQKAKDAHHSIILIDGARLVSLMYEYNVGVQIKETYEVKEIDNDFFEEG
- a CDS encoding T9SS type A sorting domain-containing protein, whose amino-acid sequence is MDPSVSISIVSGWVELRYYLYRSSNNQLVRTKIQNLYDLGVYPSVVDAALIRQYCTIQLTPTVGDGFYLRVEVVEGNCVGSWCWLTQAPNAWQLNRGTFTTNVSSVAINEAIPRFTLSSQYGTDAGGTPLTCESNITINGSSTSCETKYLIEVIETDASWNFAISGTNYAGAWFNGQVPTIWHLQHIAQNYGNPQNGDVVNGPPPTQYQGWTMTDRTLSNGNNNRYLVKLSVMDDIWTSKQMLIEVNANCKNGGSNYNMEEFAATLDPMSPAEVEEVQAELRNGGVEFKSLKQIAMDSRLDKVEELSFKVFPNPASSTINLQFSEDVSLETVNLVNASGQRFEVKAEKVQNDIYAIDVKALKKGFYVIYVQVDNAIKTEKIQIIED
- a CDS encoding gliding motility-associated C-terminal domain-containing protein, giving the protein MEAQNIVPNSSFEQVLQIPDDTSALANVVVDWFHGNQIKPLATHALAAEVNPNFALPNPLRYQSPRSGKSMLLYKTLGYQNMTQSLTDHRSYAATKLIRPIPNRAKVYAEFYINWHGYDCCRSEPKAFPGGQHGMLFTPDRPFENSAGIFAGNPQINTDTLLTDTVNWLKVSGTFISQERLEYIIIGNFFPSDQCKFIPPLTTGQYSGGEAFYFLEDVKVRILDPHVPDTLRVCYGDSAELIARGEENHAWALSINPSQILSRDSVFKFMPLSNTLLNFYGSFDTLQTYVIVDHFKLDLGEDTAVCAYEPFYLINPSQDADSSWWHGFGSADSLQIQESGWYSLSARKGGCLKTDSVHVELLYPEDYKLEDVESTCLGRSLQLKAKTLDHVDFHWNDGSTDSVLTVTEDGWYSISIAHPCGSIVDSLKVEFERCVCTFFLPDAFSPNGDGLNDVFKPVFKCNFDEYKLWIYNRWGQEVFKTIDPEQGWDGTDAPQGVYMFKIYYKGLNEEGMYVEDLIEESLSLIR
- a CDS encoding lysozyme inhibitor LprI family protein; the encoded protein is MKNVTIRFLTVLTFILSTSFLLAQETERDGIEGRLTICLEDSSLRTQMDRRRCVYEAIMEYQMLIDTLTSELKTLVSSEGQEKLKLSDESWKEYYKQESEFIANLTEERSGSRYSNMVADELLELLRQRALFLETMLVIYKEPSEED